A genomic window from Lotus japonicus ecotype B-129 chromosome 1, LjGifu_v1.2 includes:
- the LOC130730248 gene encoding glucomannan 4-beta-mannosyltransferase 9-like, translating into MERISSTTTLPYAFQGARDDITMQLSLIWSQIKAPLVVPLLRLAVFFCLILSVMMFIERVYMGVVITLIKVFGRKPEKRYKWEPMKDDIELGNSSYPMVLVQIPMYNEREVYQLSIGAGCGLSWPSDRIIIQVLDDSTDPTIKELVQLECQRWASKGVNIKYEVRDNRNGYKAGALKEGMKHSYVKQCDFVAIFDADFQPEPDFLWRTVPFLVHNPQLALIQARWKFVNSDECLMTRMQEMSLDYHFTVEQEVGSSTYAFFGFNGTAGIWRISALNEAGGWKDRTTVEDMDLAVRASLKGWKFLYLSDLKVKNELPSTLKAYRYQQHRWSCGPANLFKKMVLEIVRNKKVSLWKKIHVIYSFFFVRKVVAHINTFVFYCIILPATVLVPEVVVPKWGAVYIPSVITILNAVGTPRSLHLMVFWILFENVMSLHRTKATIIGLLEASRVNEWIVTEKLGDALKAKAGGKAPKKPRFRVGDRVHMLELGVGFYLFFCGCYDVMFGKNHYFIYLFIQAFAFFIMAFGYVGTFVPNS; encoded by the exons ATGGAACGCATTTCTTCAACTACAACTCTCCCATATGCATTCCAAGGGGCTAGGGATGACATTACCATGCAGCTTTCGTTGATTTGGAGTCAAATAAAAGCACCATTGGTTGTCCCTTTGCTGAGATTAGCagtgtttttttgtttgatcTTGTCGGTGATGATGTTCATTGAGAGGGTTTACATGGGGGTTGTCATTACTCTGATCAAGGTGTTTGGTAGAAAGCCAGAGAAGCGTTACAAATGGGAGCCAATGaaggatgacattgagttgggAAACTCTTCTTACCCAATGGTTCTTGTTCAAATCCCCATGTACAATGAAAGAGAG GTTTATCAACTCTCAATTGGAGCTGGATGTGGGCTTTCTTGGCCTTCAGATAGGATCATTATACAAGTCCTTGATGACTCCACTGATCCAACAATCAAG GAGCTGGTGCAGCTGGAATGCCAAAGATGGGCAAGCAAAGGAGTGAACATAAAGTATGAGGTGAGGGACAACAGGAATGGATACAAAGCAGGGGCATTGAAAGAAGGCATGAAACATAGCTACGTGAAGCAATGTGATTTTGTTGCTATCTTTGACGCTGATTTTCAGCCAGAGCCTGATTTCTTGTGGCGCACTGTGCCATTCTTGGTGCACAATCCTCAACTCGCCCTCATTCAGGCTCGGTGGAAATTTG TGAATTCAGATGAATGTTTAATGACAAGAATGCAAGAGATGTCACTGGATTACCATTTTACTGTGGAACAAGAAGTGGGGTCTTCCACTTATGCCTTCTTTGGCTTCAATG GGACTGCTGGAATATGGAGAATTTCGGCGCTGAATGAAGCTGGTGGGTGGAAGGATAGGACCACAGTGGAAGATATGGACCTGGCTGTACGAGCAAGTCTCAAAGGATGGAAATTCCTATACTTGTCTGACTTGAAG GTTAAAAATGAATTGCCAAGTACTCTCAAGGCCTACCGCTACCAACAGCACCGTTGGTCTTGTGGACCAGCCAATCTGTTCAAGAAAATGGTCTTGGAGATTGTAAGAAACAAG AAAGTGTCATTGTGGAAGAAGATACATGTGATTTACAGTTTTTTCTTTGTTCGGAAAGTCGTAGCACACATCAACACATTTGTGTTCTATTGCATCATATTACCTGCAACAGTTTTGGTGCCTGAGGTTGTGGTTCCAAAATGGGGAGCTGTTTACATCCCTTCTGTTATCACAATTCTAAATGCAGTTGGAACTCCAAG GTCACTACATTTAATGGTCTTCTGGATTCTCTTTGAAAATGTTATGTCTCTGCATCGAACAAAGGCAACGATTATCGGTCTACTCGAGGCTAGTCGAGTGAATGAATGGATTGTCACTGAAAAGCTTGGAGATGCTCTCAAGGCTAAAGCAGGAGGTAAAGCACCCAAGAAGCCTAGATTCAGGGTTGGAGACAG GGTTCACATGTTAGAACTTGGTGTTGGATTCTACCTCTTCTTTTGTGGCTGCTATGATGTTATGTTTGGGAAAAACCACTACTTCATCTACCTATTTATCCAAGCATTTGCCTTCTTCATCATGGCATTTGGATATGTTGGCACCTTTGTTCCCAACTCCTAG